ATGCGAGGTACTTAACGTCCTGCGCATCTGCCCCGCCCTGATAGGTGACAATGATACTACTGTCCTGCTGGGTTGCGGTGGCGGCGACGACCTTGTTCGTCGTCATGTTGCCGGTCATGCCGAAGACGAATGCGGCGATGACCGCCGCGAGGATGACCGTGATGGCGACCATCAGGATGACGCCGATCACGGGGGAGACTGCTTCTTCATTTTTCATGGACATTCTAATCCTCCTTTACTCTTTCATGTACCCAGTTCAGACAAAGGT
This Methanoculleus sp. 7T DNA region includes the following protein-coding sequences:
- a CDS encoding type IV pilin — encoded protein: MKNEEAVSPVIGVILMVAITVILAAVIAAFVFGMTGNMTTNKVVAATATQQDSSIIVTYQGGADAQDVKYLAFSINNAAAGHSSGATGNTVSTDTESSTFSGSVAVGTSWEFSGGDGTKNHVVVSGHFKDGSSQVILDTFV